The genomic DNA TGGATTTGGGCATTGAGTGAGTGAACGGGGCCTAGCCCTGCCGTCACAAGAACACAGCCCGTCCGGCATGTGGCTCCATGTTTCATGAGGTGTACTTGCCATGTACAGAAAGTACACATGCATCCAAAAGTCAGTCTGGTGTCAAACTGAAAAATGGACTAGGTGAAAAGGAAGAGTCCGCACTGCGTATGCTCCCGTATCGTAACGTGAATTTATTAACACCATAAAGTAATCTTTTGAACCTCAGACTTGATGCACAGCCACTACGCTTGAAACAGTCTTTGTGGTGTTgataaattcacattttattggaGCGTGTACAGTGTGCAGACTCTTCCTTTTCACTTGGACTTCCCACGTGATTTAAACACCCTCAAAAGCAGCTGGAGGGGGTCAAGTTctcaaatgttgtttttgatttcacattcacaccaaacagGACCTTGTTCCCcgcaagaattttttttttttttttatgtttaaatgaaatgtatatttcagtTGTGCTTTGAGTGAGCAGTggatgttcttttgtttttttttgtcttccctTCAGTGCCAAGATAAAGAACATCATATTTACAGAGGAGGCCAAAGCCAAGCTCCTGGCTGAGCAGAGGAACAAAAAGAAGGACAATGGCACCTCGTTTGTACCGACCAACATTGCAGTCAACTACGTTCAGCACAACCGTTGTAAGTACAGCTGCAGCAAAATGCAGTTACTGCCTTTCCAGCAGTGAAATActgtagagcagtggttcccaatgTCGGTCCTGGGCCCTTTTGTATGCCGTTTTCACTctaaccacaattgcaatcccagaatagtgctgttcatttttcttaattaggttgTTGGAACAAAAATACACAGGGGAGCCCCAGAACCACTGCTGTATATTGTATGAAGGAGTACAGCAATACTTTTTTAGCTGCCATGTAGAAACAATCAACATCACCTGGGTAGCTTTATATTTAGCCCCAATCAGGCTTTGCAGCTAGTAAAAGGTTTTTGTGCTCAATGGGTGTGCCAGATGTATAAAAACTACATGAAGGTGGACTGCTTTGAGGTGTGTAGCCACGTGTAAATGGGCAGCGTTGGCTTTGATCGTTGTATTTGGCATTGGTGCAGAGGACCTGACATTGTTCTGGTTGCAGTTTACCACGAGGATGTGAATGCTCCAGCAAGGCGGCACCGCGAGGAGCCCAAGGCCCGTCCGCTCCGTGTGGGAGACACTGAAAAACCAGAACCTGAACGTAAGACTAGCCCCAATGTGTGGAGTGTCTTTACATTACCAGATGTGCCAGGCACTTGCATGTTTGATTTGGAGTTAATTTTGTCTTATACAATGCCAGAATGACTACAacgcctctctctccacagaaaCTCCCCCAAACCGCAAAAGGCCAGCCAATGAGAAGGCTACCGACGATTACCACTATGAGAAATTTAAGAAGATGAATCGCCGATACTGAGGTTGTTGGATATTTCCTAATAAATTCCCACATCTTTTTCCCCGCTTTCCCATTCTTTCACAATTTAAGCGCCACAATTAAAGTTTCCTGTGtgaattgtattttctttgatcattttcattaattcaGCAAATAGCCTAAAATTGTATTAGAATTGTATATTGGAACACTATTtcatcagtgtttttttttttttttaaataaatgtacatattCTTCAAACAgaatttttcagaatcatttcAGCAGAAAAAGTCAGTTATGGCACCGTACAAGTTGGTCAATGgtacatacacattttatttgttgacTGACAATGATTGTTTAATAATTACCAAGTAGTTTCATGTAGTATTTCAATGACATGCTTAGCTTTATGATATTTGAATGAAATCGTTTTCCAGATGGTGGAAGTTACAGTACCATATCTTTTGGATattgctttcagaaacaaatgaATTTGTTTACAGTTGGTACTGCTCTCTGGATAATTTTTTACTATCAAATTACTATTACACTTTACAAAATGTCAGCAACAAGCACAGACAAGACACAGTAGGAAGTCGATACAGACATGGGTTGCAGTAAACTGGCACCAGTGCAGAAATCCTACCCAGCGGTTCACTAAAACATTCAGGAAAGCAAACGGTTCTCTTCTAAGCAGCAGTCTATTGTAATTTCATCGGCACAAAAATCAGGCTGGACAGGATAATCAACATAATTCCATGGCTGTAATGCTGCTCATTAGGATTTAAACAAGTTTaaatttaaacagtatttttaatgGCACTGTTGTGGTAAGTATACCTTACAATGTAATATTTCAGAAATGATGCTTGTTCTATAAACCACTTTTTCACTTGCTAATCTATTTGTGCCAAAAAGATAACCTGACATCACAGCTTTGGCTCATTTTAGCTTGGCCCCAGTTTTATATACAAATACACCTCTTAATTTTGTATTCTCACAAAGACTAGTACAGCCTGTGAGTTCAAACTGATGTAAAGACAAAACTGCACACAATAAAGGTGCACTATACAGTTAACCTGCTGAACAAACCCAACGAATAGGGAGATTTCGATCCGTTCTTGTGTCATGGGTGTTCAGCAGTGTTGGTGCTGTGCCCGTTGAGATGTCCTGGGGTGGACTCCTGAGACAAAGGCCCGCTCGCGTCCTCTGCACCCCCGCTGGCCGGGCCTGCAGTGGTCCCTGGGGAGGCCCAACTGTCCCGACGATGGAAGGCCTCACACAGGGGCAGGTCTGCGCTGTCCCACTGACTGTAGCTTTCCAGAACAAAAACCCAGGGACAGGATGAGCACAGAGAGGGCAATGCAtgtgccaacacacacacagcggtcagGCAAACCAAAGCATACACACCCATGCATACCAACATCCACCGGCAGACTGATGCACAAAAAGCAGGGGAAAAGTGTGAAAAGCAAGCACtatgttttaaaagaaaaatcagcTACCTATATCATTCCTGTACTAGCCAATTTACTAGGAATTCTGGTCTAATGCAGGAAATTCCAAAGGTGCGAGGTGTCATGTCCATGGCTtacagtttttaaatatttatatccTTAAATACGAATTTGTGGTTTGCAGTATATAATGCCTGTTTGCTTTGTCATTTAGTAATGCATTCTGTTGTACTTATTGTTGGTAGTAGTATGCACAAAGACAAACTAATCCAGCATAATCGTAAAATAAGTCATCCAAGCAATAAGATTCTTAATAGTTTCTTTAGTAATTGGTTATTATCGAAGTTCCATGTCAAAAATGAGAAGCAGAAGAGCTACTGAAAATGCACAAGCAAAGCAGAAGCCTCAAAATGGAAGCACTTAGGAAAATAGCAGTAAGTTGTCTGAGGGGAAAAAATTGACAATAAAACTTAACTTctcatttttctactttattaaAAAATTTTGAAGCCGTGAGTGGGTCCATGTAAAACTGACACAAACAGTTGACACTTATCCATAGCGGACGTGTACCATCTATTTAGCCAAACAAAGgacatttactttttaaatgatCTACAATACAGGAAGGAATCTTAAGACATACAACATAGGATTCCATTCACAATtaatcaaacaaaaatggcaTTCTGCCTACATACGGAGTATGCACAGAACAGGGTGTCATTTTTACCCTTTTTGTACAGATCTGCCACAAAATCAACATAAAAATACTATCCAATATAAATGATCTGGTCTGTGGAAATAAATGGTCAAACAAGTCATCACATCTGACTTggatatataaagaaaataagttTAGTAAGCATTACTAAATCAAAACTATAATATCGTTTTTTGAAAGCAAGTTGATTTTGAATTGCAGAAACATTAAAGTAATACGTATTATCATAGTTTTAAgttatattaaaacatttacaatgtCATCCTAGAACTAGACAGTTATGGAGTGaggtttattatttatatagcatatattatgattattagaGCTTCTATAGAATAATATTCACTGATATCAAACTGATTTACCATTAGCCTCAAGGCTAGCAATTTCAACACTTTTCCCTTTTTACCATCACAATCAAAATTGTGCAAACAGTGCTACAAAATGTGTAGATTTCATGCATATGTTATTCCTGGATATACTGTGATACAAACATGACATTCACACGAACCAATGAATTAGACATGTAAAAAGATATTCTAAGAAACCTGGATACAAAGTAAAAGCAAGttgagaaaaaacattttcatattaagcAATTTAGTTGAGGATCTTTTAACTGTCCCACAACTTGACTGCTTTTAAATCAATTGTGGTCCAACATTTAGCTGAGCAGACAATGAACATGGTCTCCTTTAGATTCTCTGGAAGCATGGAAAACTCTCACATgataactttgttttttttgctcagACATATTGTGTTATGTAggagttaaataaaaatatcacaaaAGAGAACCAATAGtgccaaaatacaaaacaatggaAATGGATACATTTGATGAGTTTAAGGTTTCTGTCAGCTGAACAAGGCACACAATGTGTTCAGTTTCCTCACACACAGGTTTGCATGGCATCCTAGAGTCAGATGTGCAGTGTCTTATGACATATACTATACGTTGTATAAGGCAAGGTATTCAAAGCATCAAAGCTGACAAATGTTTTGTAGCAGCAAACTAACAGCAATTGAAATATCACTGTCTTGGATGGACTTTTACAGTTTACCAATTCATAAAAGTACCAAAAGGTTATAGCTATGGATCAATGAACCCCAGAACAATACTGTTTTCTCTCTATTGAATGCAACCgaaagaaacatttaaaataaaaatggggtCACCAGATTAAACCAAAAGGCACAGGAGTGGGGGCtacggggggggaggggggggggggggggctacgtAAGTGCTGTGTCTAAAGGCCTACTTGAAACTACTTGTACCTGGAGGAGTAATATTCTTCCTCTAGCTCGTACAGGTCAATAGCAATCTCATCACGCAGAGACGTGAGTTTCTTATCGCACTCCTCCTGCAGGGTGCGCAGCTGGTGGTTCCGAAGGCTAATGGCCTCGTTCACGGAAGGGAAGTCGTTCAGGATCAGGAACTGCTTCAGATCTGAGACCAGCTTCATCAGCGACTCTCCCGCTCGCACCTTCAAACGACAAAACGgaaacaagaacaaaacaaaacatacacatgAATAAAATGACTTCACTGCAAAACAACAAGCTACAGGGATTAAGCTACAATGTCCGTTGTTTGACTAAACAATGAATGCTCCATCTGAAACTTTCACTAAGCCAGTGAAACAATTTTTAGAGCAAGTGAGATCTTTAAGcaagatgaaataaataaacactgatCATTTTAAgccatttattcatgttttattttattttattacatcgCCACATTGAAATACTATTTTGGAACAGTGCAAAAAGGATTGTGAtggaaaatactttttgaagcatattattcaaaaacaaagagCTACATTTTGAGTCATCCAGacaccacatatttttcttgttattaaatat from Conger conger chromosome 12, fConCon1.1, whole genome shotgun sequence includes the following:
- the med22 gene encoding mediator of RNA polymerase II transcription subunit 22 isoform X1 yields the protein MATQRVLPQSKETLLQSYNKRLKDDIRSILDNFTEIIKTARIEDETQVSRATQGEQDHYEMHVRAANIVRAGESLMKLVSDLKQFLILNDFPSVNEAISLRNHQLRTLQEECDKKLTSLRDEIAIDLYELEEEYYSSSYSQWDSADLPLCEAFHRRDSWASPGTTAGPASGGAEDASGPLSQESTPGHLNGHSTNTAEHP
- the med22 gene encoding mediator of RNA polymerase II transcription subunit 22 isoform X2, whose translation is MATQRVLPQSKETLLQSYNKRLKDDIRSILDNFTEIIKTARIEDETQVSRATQGEQDHYEMHVRAANIVRAGESLMKLVSDLKQFLILNDFPSVNEAISLRNHQLRTLQEECDKKLTSLRDEIAIDLYELEEEYYSSRYK